Proteins encoded within one genomic window of Macrotis lagotis isolate mMagLag1 chromosome 3, bilby.v1.9.chrom.fasta, whole genome shotgun sequence:
- the TRMT10A gene encoding tRNA methyltransferase 10 homolog A, translating to MSTLPAPPESDCVKTKLDVSEDQAEHLKPSFDKRETPEPLSKRQLKKLMRQKQWEDQRELRKQKRKERRQRKKLERQSHLESSSDGHDRKRFRSEAVPSSLRLIVDCSFDNLMASKDIKKLHKQIQRCYAENRRASHPVQYYLTSHGGQLKKIMDENDKGWVNWKDIHIKSEHYSELMKKEDLVYLTSDSPNILKELDESKAYVIGGLVDHNHHKGITYKQASEHGIHHAQLPLGDFVKMNSRKVLAVNHVFEIVLEYLETRDWQEAFFSILPQRKGAVPADKVNSRELASTIAKEEEESDSSAEESPENVRDPTQEGEGQDRANCT from the exons ATGTCCACGCTCCCCGCACCTCCCGAGTCAGATTGTGTGAAAACAAAACTGGACGTGAGTGAGGATCAAGCCGAGCATCTGAAACCAAGTTTTGACAAAAGAGAAACACCCGAACCCTTGTCCAAGCGACAGCTGAAGAAGCTAATGAGGCAGAAACAGTGGGAAGACCAAAGAGAACTCCGCAA GCAGAAACGCAAGGAAAGACGccagagaaaaaaactggaaagacagtCTCATCTGGAGTCAAGCTCAGATGGCCATGACAGGAAGCGTTTTCGAAGCGAAGCTGTTCCCAGCTCACTCCGCCTTATTGTCGACTGCAGTTTTGACAACTTGATGGCATCAAAG GATATCAAGAAGCTTCATAAACAGATTCAGAGGTGTTATGCAGAAAACCGTCGAGCTTCACATCCTGTGCAG TATTATTTGACCAGTCATGGAGGTCAGCTGAAAAAAATCATGGATGAAAATGATAAAGGATGGGTCAATTGGAAG GATATCCATATCAAATCAGAGCATTATAGTGAACTTATGAAGAAAGAGGACCTGGTGTATCTTACATCAGATTCACCTAATATACTGAAGGAACTAGATGAATCCAAGGCCTATGTGATTGGAGGACTGGTCGATCACAATCATCATAAG GGTATCACATACAAACAAGCATCAGAGCATGGGATTCATCATGCACAGCTTCCCCTTGGGGATTTTGTGAAAATGAATAGTCGGAAAGTTTTAGCTGTTAATCATG tttttgaGATTGTGTTGGAATACCTTGAGACAAGAGACTGGCAGGAAGCATTTTTCAGCATCCTTCCTCAGCGGAAAGGTGCTGTCCCTGCAGACAAAGTGAACTCGCGTGAACTTGCCAGCACCATTgccaaggaggaggaggagagtgaCTCCAGTGCGGAGGAAAGCCCTGAAAATGTGCGAGACCCAACCCAGGAAGGAGAAGGGCAGGACAGAGCAAACTGCACATAA